Proteins encoded together in one Macadamia integrifolia cultivar HAES 741 chromosome 8, SCU_Mint_v3, whole genome shotgun sequence window:
- the LOC122086331 gene encoding protein SRC1-like, which translates to MAGIIQKIEGALHMGGDKEENKHMHSEYQHSYPDDQHKHTEYQHNYQVDDQHRHPEYQHNYPEDQHRHPEYQHNYPGDQHRHPEDQYRHPEYQQEYPEDQHEHSEYLHKYPENQHRHSEGQYNYPEDQYQREGNENKEGLGFMEGEMKKKERKKKRDGEHGHEHGGDGGSSSSSDSD; encoded by the coding sequence ATGGCTGGAATCATACAAAAGATTGAGGGCGCCCTTCACATGGGaggagacaaagaagaaaacaagcaCATGCACTCAGAGTATCAGCACAGCTACCCTGACGATCAGCACAAGCATACAGAGTACCAGCACAACTACCAGGTGGATGATCAGCACAGACACCCAGAGTATCAGCACAACTACCCCGAAGATCAGCATAGGCACCCAGAGTACCAGCACAACTACCCCGGAGATCAGCATAGGCACCCAGAGGATCAGTACAGGCACCCAGAGTACCAGCAAGAGTACCCTGAAGATCAACACGAACACTCAGAGTATCTTCACAAGTACCCAGAGAATCAACACAGGCACTCAGAGGGTCAGTACAACTATCCGGAGGATCAGTACCAGAGGGAAGGGAATGAGAACAAGGAAGGGCTCGGGTTCATGGAGggtgagatgaagaagaaggagaggaagaagaaaagggacgGCGAGCATGGCCATGAGCATGGAGGCGATggcggcagcagcagcagcagcgacAGCGACTAG
- the LOC122085905 gene encoding transcription factor MYB90-like, producing MGRVSIFRKGSWSEEEDKLLRRCVEMYGEGNWRHIPSRAGLNRCRKSCRLRWLNYLRPNIKRGDFALDEVDLIIRLHRLLGNRWTLIAGRIPGRTANDVKNYWNSHLSKKLRSEHTLTSRCTNKLHESSNPSMNSRWLRGTSESSSGHDQQPQREEEEEEAKPSFWKSLLLEREEKETNSTNLAVEKKEMVVGEDDLVVGVDELLQDLDLDLDMDMELWGVFGDQ from the exons atggGTCGTGTAAGTATTTTTAGAAAGGGATCAtggagtgaagaagaagataagttaCTGAGAAGATGTGTAGAGATGTATGGAGAAGGGAACTGGAGGCATATCCCATCAAGGGCAG GTCTGAATCGATGTCGCAAGAGTTGCAGGCTCAGATGGTTGAACTATCTCCGACCAAACATCAAGCGAGGTGACTTTGCACTTGATGAAGTTGACCTCATCATCAGGCTCCATAGGCTGTTGGGCAACCG GTGGACTCTGATAGCAGGAAGAATTCCAGGAAGAACAGCTAATGATGTTAAGAACTACTGGAACTCTCACTTGAGCAAGAAGCTTAGGTCAGAGCACACTCTAACATCAAGGTGTACAAACAAGCTCCATGAATCCAGCAACCCCTCCATGAATTCCAGGTGGTTGAGGGGGACATCTGAGTCTTCTTCCGGTCATGATCAACAACCCcagagagaagaggaggaggaggaagcaaAACCTTCCTTCTGGAAGAGTTTGCTAttagaaagggaagagaaggagacGAATTCAACAAACTTGGcagttgagaaaaaagaaatggttGTGGGAGAGGATGACTTAGTTGTAGGGGTTGATGAATTGCTTCAAGACTTAGACTTGGATTTGGACATGGACATGGAATTGTGGGGTGTGTTTGGTGATCAGTAG